The proteins below come from a single Metarhizium brunneum chromosome 1, complete sequence genomic window:
- the RVS167 gene encoding Regulator of cytoskeleton and endocytosis has protein sequence MSFKGFSKSLTRAPQQFKHKFNIGEHTKDAVYIDAERRFQELETETKKLHDESKKYFEAINGMLNHQIEFSKAMTEIYKPISGRMSDPDSIKPEGNPEGIRACEEYEAIVKELQETLAPELEMIETRVIRPATELLDVIKVIRKTAVKREHKKLDYDRHRAALKKLQDKKERSPKDEKALWKAEGDCEQATQDYEYFNDLLKDELPKLFTLEQEFIQPLFQSFYYMQLNIFYTLHERMQRCDIGYFDLTREIEEAFEEKRGDIQEQAEALSICRFKTTGRPRPIRYGARPALEGGKQPGLLTAGPSTSSGGTSPKISASGRPASDSEAAPPPYSPGNKTALSTIAAAKAKPPPPKPKPKRLTAAPAAETVTAMYDYSAQAEGDLSFRAGDVIEIMSRTQNENEWWTGRLNGKEGQFPGNYVQLG, from the exons ATGAGTTTCAAGGGCTTTTCCAAGAGCCTTACTCGG GCGCCTCAACAATTCAAACACAAGTTCAATATTGGCGAACACACCAAAGATGCCGTCTACATCGACGCCGAACGCCGTTTCCAAGAGCTCGAGACGGAGACCAAGAAGCTCCACGATGAGTCAAAAAAATACTTCGAAGCCATCAACGGCATGCTAAACCACCAGATCGAATTCAGCAAAGCCATGACGGAAATCTACAAGCCCATTTCCGGCCGCATGTCAGACCCCGACAGCATCAAACCCGAGGGAAATCCAGAAGGAATCCGCGCTTGCGAGGAGTACGAGGCCATTGTCAAAGAGTTGCAGGAGACACTTGCTCCGGAACTGGAAATGATTGAGACTAGGGTCATCCGACCAGCTACCGAACTGCTAGACGTCATCAAAGTCATTCGAAAGACAGCGGTGAAGCGAGAACACAAGAAACTGGACTACGACCGGCATCGCGCCGCCCTCAAGAAGTTgcaggacaagaaggagcGCAGCCCAAAGGATGAGAAGGCCTTGTGGAAAGCAGAAGGCGATTGCGAGCAAGCGACGCAAGACTACGAATACTTCAATGACCTTCTCAAGGATGAATTGCCAAAGCTCTTCACCCTGGAACAAGAGTTCATTCAGCCACTGTTCCAATCCTTCTACTACATGCAGCTCAACATATTCTACACACTTCATGAGCGAATGCAGCGCTGTGATATTGGCTACTTTGACCTGACCCGCGAAATCGAGGAGGCGTTTGAGGAAAAGCGTGGAGACATCCAAGAACAAGCCGAGGCCTTGTCAATCTGCCGATTCAAAACCACTGGACGTCCCCGGCCCATTAGATACGGAGCCCGCCCAGCTCTCGAAGGCGGCAAGCAACCAGGTCTGCTGACAGCTGGGCCTTCCACCTCAAGCGGTGGTACCAGCCCCAAGATTAGTGCCTCCGGCCGACCTGCCAGCGATTCCGAAGCCGCACCTCCGCCATATTCCCCCGGAAACAAGACTGCCTTGTCAACGAtcgcggcggccaaggcaaagccTCCACCACCTAAACCCAAGCCAAAGCGCTTAACAGCTGCACCTGCGGCAGAGACCGTGACAGCCATGTACGATTATTCGGCTCAAGCGGAGGGGGATTTGAGTTTCCGAGCTGGTGATGTTATTGAGATTATGTCCAGGACACAGAATGAGAATGAGTGGTGGACGGGGCGTCTTAATGGAAAGGAGGGACAGTTCCCTG GCAACTATGTCCAGCTCGGCTAA
- the SUFS gene encoding Cysteine desulfurase — MSSIASCALRSASRKATATAPLRALPRAALVAARTTPARRGYVTESKQDQARVETAIKLDKKDFVDIPPPPMGAPADAKVSPMAEVLKQAAVMEEGQRPIYLDMQATTPVDPRVLDAMIPFYVGVYGNPHSRTHAYGWESEKAVEAAREHIASLIGADPKEIIFTSGATESNNMSIKGVARFFGRSGKKNHIITTQTEHKCVLDSCRHLQDEGFEITYLPVQNNGLIKMDDLEAAMKPETALVSIMAVNNEIGVIQPIEEIGKLCRSKKVFFHTDAAQAVGKIPLDVNAMNIDLMSISSHKIYGPKGIGACYVRRRPRVRLDPLITGGGQERGLRSGTLAPPLVVGFGEACRIAKEEMAYDSKRIKTLSDRLLHGLLSLEHTQQNGDENAFYPGCVNVSFAYVEGESLLMALKDIALSSGSACTSASLEPSYVLRALGNSDESAHSSIRFGIGRFTTEAEIDYVLKAVQERVSFLRELSPLWELVQEGIDLNTIQWSQH, encoded by the exons ATGTCCAGTATAGCATCTTGCGCGCTACGGTCGGCGAGCCGCAAGGCTACAGCTACCGCCCCGTTGCGAGCTCTGCCTCGTGCTGCCCTGGTGGCCGCGAGAACGACGCCTGCCAGACGGGGATATGTGACCGAGTCCAAGCAGGACCAGGCCCGCGTCGAAACCGCCATCAAGCTGGATAAAAAGGACTTCGTCGACATTCCCCCTCCGCCCATGGGCGCTCCTGCGGATGCCAAGGTCAGCCCTATGGCTG AGGTTCTAAAGCAAGCTGCTGTCATGGAAGAAGGACAACGACCAATCTACTTGGATATGCAGGCAACCACGCCAGTTGATCCCCgcgtcctcgacgccatgatTCCCTTCTATGTCGGCGTCTACGGGAATCCCCATTCCCGGACGCACGCCTACGGCTGGGAGAGTGAGAAGGCTGTTGAGGCTGCTCGTGAGCACATCGCTTCGCTCATCGGCGCTGACCCCAAGGAAATTATTTTCACTTCGGGCGCCACCGAGAGTAATAACATGAGCATCAAGGGCGTTGCCAGATTCTTTGGTCGCTCTGGCAAAAAGAATCATATCATCACAACACAGACAGAGCACAAGTGCGTCCTGGATAGTTGCAGGCACTTGCAGGACGAGGGCTTTGAAATCACTTACCTGCCCGTCCAGAACAACGGACTGATCAAAATGGACGACCTCGAGGCCGCTATGAAGCCCGAAACCGCCCTTGTCAGTATCATGGCTGTCAACAACGAGATTGGCGTTATCCAGCCCATAGAAGAGATTGGCAAGCTCTGCCGTTCCAAGAAGGTCTTTTTCCACACTGATGCCGCCCAGGCCGTGGGAAAGATTCCTCTAGACGTCAATGCTATGAACATTGACCTGATGTCGATTTCGTCACATAAAATTTACGGGCCCAAGGGCATTGGAGCTTGCTACGTCcgaagaaggccaagggtCAGATTGGACCCTCTCATCACTGGTGGTGGCCAGGAGCGTGGTCTCCGAAGCGGCACCCTCGCACCGCCACTGGTTGTCGGCTTTGGCGAGGCTTGCCGCATCGCCAAAGAAGAGATGGCg TATGATTCGAAACGAATCAAGACTTTATCCGACCGACTTCTCCATGGTCTGCTTTCCTTGGAACACACCCAACAGAACGGCGACGAAAATGCCTTTTACCCTGGCTGTGTCAACGTCTCCTTTGCCTATGTCGAGGGCGAGTCTCTCCTCATGGCTCTGAAGGACATTGCCCTGTCTTCAGGCAGTGCGTGCACTTCGGCGTCCCTCGAACCTAGCTACGTCCTCCGAGCCCTTGGCAACAGCGACGAAAGTGCGCATAGCAGCATTCGATTTGGTATTGGTCGCTTCACGACCGAGGCAGAAATTGACTATGTTCTCAAGGCTGTTCAAGAGCGAGTCAGCTTTTTGCGAGAGTTGAGTCCCCTTTGGGAGTTGGTACAGGAGGGTATCGATCTCAATACCATCCAGTGGAGCCAGCATTAA
- the BUD32 gene encoding EKC/KEOPS complex subunit: MTAASSTESPATHQFPLPKILEYPASTPPCLITQGAEGRLYKTTYLRPDVPCALKYRPPKPWRHPILDQRLTKHRILSEARILAKCRRDGVRVPAVYAIDESAGWLMLEWIQGTPVRVNINERLGSRTVGIENDARLKDLMRRIGVAIGNIHRIGIVHGDLTTSNMMLRPPSDSAEQVDALSGEIVVIDLGLASGSIHEEDRAVDLYVLERAFGSTHPRAECLFGELLDAYKGCFKQAATVLRKLEDVRMRGRKRSMLG; this comes from the coding sequence ATGACCGCCGCCTCATCGACAGAGTCACCCGCGACTCACCAGTTTCCGCTTCCCAAGATTCTCGAATACCCCGCCTCTACCCCTCCATGCCTCATCACGCAGGGAGCCGAGGGCCGTCTTTACAAAACTACATACCTCCGGCCCGATGTGCCCTGCGCACTGAAATACCGACCACCCAAGCCCTGGCGGCACCCAATTCTCGATCAGCGTCTTACCAAGCATCGAATTTTGTCCGAGGCGCGGATCCTCGCCAAATGCCGACGGGATGGTGTTCGCGTCCCCGCCGTCTACGCCATCGACGAAAGTGCCGGATGGCTGATGCTGGAATGGATTCAGGGAACGCCGGTCCGTGTCAACATCAACGAGCGGCTGGGAAGTAGAACAGTTGGCATCGAGAACGATGCGAGATTAAAAGACTTGATGCGGCGCATTGGCGTGGCCATTGGGAACATTCACAGGATCGGCATTGTCCATGGCGACCTGACCACCAGCAACATGATGCTGCGCCCACCGTCCGACAGCGCAGAGCAGGTTGATGCGCTCAGCGGAGAGATTGTCGTTATTGATCTGGGGCTAGCAAGCGGATCAATCCATGAAGAAGACAGAGCGGTCGACTTGTATGTTCTTGAACGGGCTTTTGGCAGCACACACCCGCGCGCCGAGTGCCTGTTTGGCGAACTGCTCGATGCATACAAGGGCTGCTTCAAGCAAGCCGCGACAGTATTGAGAAAGCTCGAGGATGTCAGGATGCGAGGGAGGAAACGCAGCATGCTTGGCTGA
- the vas2 gene encoding AP-1 complex subunit sigma-1, translating to MAIQYLILLSRQGKVRLAKWFTTLSPRDKAKIVKDVSQLVLARRTRMCNFLEYKETKIVYRRYASLFFITGCSSDDNELITLEIIHRYVEQMDKYYGNVCELDIIFSFTKAYYILDELLLAGELQESSKKNVLRCIGQQDSLEDMEYLPVQDFEAVTSALNFNTPDCNVTGGCDLYTTKSTGSDKKLYKNIDKDLDSQHAALLKLGASLSPPDREHMLATSPSMQLFSTSSAFGPLSDLSSRRTFAYLIATLNASHPHYDFSHVLRPNDFKRERNLRRVMANLDSILQNVRPGFEATSFDSSLGSDLNSVWGTQCWSLIDKEMRLNECTIFSYQPDPDPFEEDESAIWAVHYFFFNRALKRVAYLYVRVVPVVSSTSPTLRPMRVGQAKRNIDSDAEGASKRANYWLGDRHVELVNSLDDEEEQMDDGLFWNRGEDGDLVLYSEDEYLEEADEDDDMDDEDEHNTHMRHTERLMSEDIAGRMEI from the exons ATGGCTATTCA ATATCTCATCCTGCTGTCCCGCCAGGGCAAGGTG CGCCTCGCCAAGTGGTTCACTACGCTGTCTCCcagggacaaggccaagattgtcAAAGATGTGTCACAGCTTGTCCTCGCCCGTCGAACACGCATGTGCAACTTTCTCGAGTATAAGG AAACAAAGATTGTGTACCGCCGATATGCGTCGTTGTTTTTTATCACTGGATGCTCGTCCGACGACAACGAATTGATCACCctcgaaatcatccatcgcTATGTCGAACAAATGGACAAATACTACGGCAACGTGTGCGAGCTAGACATCATCTTTTCCTTCACCAAAGCATACTATATCCTAGACGAGCTGCTCCTTGCCGGCGAGCTTCAAGAAAGCAGCAAAAAGAATGTTTTACGATGTATAGGGCAGCAGGATTCCCTGGAGGATATGGAG TATCTTCCGGTTCAAGATTTCGAAGCCGTCACCAGCGCGCTCAACTTCAACACTCCCGACTGCAACGTTACTGGTGGCTGCGACCTGTACACAACAAAATCCACCGGCTCCGACAAGAAATTATACAAAAACATCGACAAGGATCTCGACTCACAGCATGCTGCCTTACTAAAACTTGGCGCTAGCCTATCACCGCCAGATCGTGAGCACATGCTGGCTACGTCACCGAGTATGCAATTATTTTCGACATCGAGCGCTTTCGGGCCACTGTCAGATCTATCCAGTAGGAGGACTTTTGCCTATCTGATCGCAACACTAAATGCCAGCCATCCGCACTACGACTTCTCACACGTATTGCGGCCGAATGACTTCAAGCGCGAAAGGAATTTGCGCCGTGTCATGGCAAATCTTGATTCCATCCTCCAAAACGTGCGACCCGGATTCGAAGCGACATCCTTTGACTCCTCTCTGGGAAGCGACTTGAATTCAGTCTGGGGCACGCAATGCTGGTCCTTGATAGACAAAGAAATGCGCCTCAATGAGTGTACGATATTCAGTTATCAACCCGACCCGGATCcatttgaagaagacgaaagcGCCATCTGGGCAGTTCATTACTTCTTTTTTAATCGGGCGTTGAAGAGAGTGGCATACCTCTATGTGCGTGTGGTACCGGTTGTCTCATCGACCAGCCCGACACTGCGACCTATGCGGgttggccaagccaagagAAACATCGACTCTGACGCCGAAGGCGCGTCGAAACGAGCCAACTACTGGCTCGGTGATAGACATGTCGAACTGGTCAATTCCCTcgatgacgaagaggagCAGATGGATGACGGACTTTTTTGGAACAGAGGAGAAGACGGTGATTTAGTCTTGTACTCAGAAGACGAATACTTGGAAGAGgcggatgaagatgacgacatggatgatgaggacgagcACAACACGCATATGAGGCACACGGAGAGATTGATGAGTGAGGATATTGCTGGGCGGATGGAGATTTAA
- the atnC_1 gene encoding MFS efflux pump atnC gives MRPTIPVAYLLPFLCVTLFVTQLGLSLSDLPSLKLMQDIACKKHFGLVTQELLPEEKCRDAAVQRILNRINIGISVSVTIGSALVAFPLGILADRVGRVPVLAASLLSLFLSQGYAMLVCWRWEAMPLEAMWAMGVFFLLGGGQRMAEAIVFTMVADVAPRSQRASWFQWVVGAVLAAELAGPFLSARLIESSIWLLLYVSLALVAVGGILLALLSPETLCRKTDGVKEDLDGGSPVTTKRTIFAIFSRPAVFLVPGAVLSLPMAATLSGILFRFMPVQFHWQLSKSALLVSLRSMITLVTLLLLLPGAAYICNKKTTYSHRYRDGIFLRASALCFLAGSAFFVLVLSQGFIIAGVVLSALGSGIPTLCRSMMVSALGEKSTGLLFGILALGEIIGFLCCTVAMGALFDVALTSWIGYPFVLGVVLAGAIFITSWMAGTSKEKATPEKADVVLEPLKN, from the exons ATGCGCCCCACGATCCCGGTAGCCTACCTTCTTCCGTTCCTCTGCGTCACGCTCTTCGTCACGCAGCTCGGCCTGTCGCTGAGCGACCTGCCCAGCCTGAAGCTGATGCAGGACATCGCGTGTAAGAAGCACTTCGGCCTCGTGACGCAGGAGCTATTGCCCGAGGAGAAGTGTAGGGATGCCGCGGTGCAGAGGATCTTGAACCGGATCAACATTGGCATCTCAGTCTCTGTAACCATTGGAA GCGCGCTGGTTGCGTTTCCGCTCGGAATCCTCGCCGATCGAGTCGGGCGCGTGCCTGTCCTCGCGGCAAGCCTCCtcagcctcttcctctcccaGGGGTACGCAATGCTCGTCTGCTGGAGGTGGGAGGCGATGCCGCTCGAAGCCATGTGGGCTATGggcgtcttcttcctcctcggcggaGGGCAGAGAATGGCCGAAGCAATCGTCTTCACCATGGTTGCCGACGTGGCTCCCAGGTCGCAGAG GGCTTCGTGGTTTCAATGGGTGGTTGGAGCGGTTCTTGCCGCCGAGCTCGCTGGGCCGTTCCTGTCCGCGCGTCTGATCGAATCGTCTATATGGCTTCTGCTGTACGTTTCTCTCGCTCTCGTTGCCGTCGGCGGTATTCTCCTCGCCCTATTGAGTCCCGAGACTCTTTGTCGCAAGACAGACGGCGTCAAAGAGGATCTTGACGGTGGCTCGCCGGTAACCACCAAACGAACCATTTTCGCGATATTCAGCCGTCCAGCAGTCTTCCTGGTCCCTGGTGCGGTGCTCTCGttgccaatggcagcaaccCTATCTGGAATACTATTCCGGTTTATGCCGGTACAGTTCCATTGGCAACTGTCTAAATCAGCTCTCCTAGTCTCCCTCCGCAGCATGATCACCCTGGTTactctcctccttctcctccccgGAGCTGCGTATATTTGCAACAAGAAAACAACATATTCTCACCGATATCGCGACGGCATCTTTTTGAGAGCAAGTGCATTGTGCTTTTTGGCAGGCTCGGCATTTTTCGTCTTGGTCCTCAGCCAAGGATTCATTATTGCTGGCGTTGTGCTTTCTGCGCTTGGCTCTGGTATCCCGACACTCTGTAGATCCATGATGGTTTCGGCCCTTGGCGAGAAGAGTACTGGACTGCTTTTCGGCATACTTGCTCTCGGGGAAATCATTGGCTTTTTGTGTTGTACTGTAGCCATGGGTGCGTTATTCGACGTGGCATTGACATCGTGGATCGGGTACCCGTTCGTTCTGGGAGTGGTCCTTGCAGGTGCCATCTTTATTACATCGTGGATGGCTGGCACATCAAAGGAGAAAGCCACGCCCGAGAAAGCTGATGTGGTTTTGGAGCCTCTGAAAAACTAG